A region of the Curtobacterium flaccumfaciens pv. betae genome:
ACGGTTCGCCGAACGCGACGGACCGCAGGAACTCGGTCATGGTGAGCAGGTCGGCATCGGCGTGACCGTCCTCGACGCCGTCGATCGGGTACTCGCGGTCCCCCGCGGTGTCCCAACCCCGGCGGTGCGTCCAGACCTTCACGACGCCACCACCGGTGTCGCCGATGTTCTCGAGGCGTCCTTCGGTGCCGATGACGGTGTAGTTCCGCCAGTAGTCCGGGGTGAAGTGGCACTGCTCGTAGCTGGCCTGCACCCCGTTGTCGAGCGTCATCATCACCATCGAGACGTCCTCGACGTCGACGACGGGGTTCAGCCCGGTCTGGGCGAGCGGCGGCCAGTTGTCGTGGGAGAACCAGTCCCCCATGAGCTCGCCGCTGCGGTCGCGCCGGTCGGTGACGTCGCCGTAGACCGACAGCGACCCCATGCCGACGACCCGGGCGGTGTCACCCCCGCCGAGCGCGTGGATGACGTCGAGGTCGTGGCTCGCCTTCTGCAGCAGCAGGGAGTTCACCTTGCTGCGGTCGGCGTGCCAGTCCTTGAAGTAGTAGTCACCGCCGTTGCCGACGAAGTGCCGGCACCAGACGGCCTTGACCTGGCCGATCTCGCCGCGGGCCACGATCTCGCGCATCAGGCGGACCACGGCGGCGTGCCGGAAGTTGTGCCCGACGTACAGCGGCGTGCCGGTCTCCGCCGCGGTGTTCAGGACGGCGTCGGCGTCCTCGACCGTGATGGCCAGCGGCTTCTCGAGGTAGACGGCGATGCCCGCGCGGAGCAGGTCGATCGCGATCTCGGCGTGGGTCCAGTCCGGCGTGGTGACGATGGCCGCGTCGACGTGACCGGTGAGGTCACGGTGGTGTTCGACCACCAGGGCGTCCGGGTACCCGTCGTGCCCACGATCCCGGCCGGCCGCGGTGACGTCCGCGACGGCCACGACCCTGGCCTGCAGCGACGGGTCGTCGGCCGTTGCCTCGGCCACGTGGCGCGCGATGGCGGACCGCTGGCCCATCCCGATCACCGCGACGCGGAGTCCTGCGTTGTCAGCGCCCATGCTCATCGCTCCCTTGCGTGAATGTGACGCCAATGATGCCGAATCGATCATGAATGCACAATAGGCGCTCACAGATCGCTCACGCATCCGTGCCGGGGAGGGTTTTACACGATCGAAACGTCCGGACCGTTCCGGGGCGGCCGCAGGGGGCGCTCAGTCGGCGACGACGAGCTCCACGCCTGCGCTGGCCAGGTCGGCGGCGAAC
Encoded here:
- a CDS encoding Gfo/Idh/MocA family protein, with protein sequence MSMGADNAGLRVAVIGMGQRSAIARHVAEATADDPSLQARVVAVADVTAAGRDRGHDGYPDALVVEHHRDLTGHVDAAIVTTPDWTHAEIAIDLLRAGIAVYLEKPLAITVEDADAVLNTAAETGTPLYVGHNFRHAAVVRLMREIVARGEIGQVKAVWCRHFVGNGGDYYFKDWHADRSKVNSLLLQKASHDLDVIHALGGGDTARVVGMGSLSVYGDVTDRRDRSGELMGDWFSHDNWPPLAQTGLNPVVDVEDVSMVMMTLDNGVQASYEQCHFTPDYWRNYTVIGTEGRLENIGDTGGGVVKVWTHRRGWDTAGDREYPIDGVEDGHADADLLTMTEFLRSVAFGEPSELSPIAARAAVAAGALATRSLRNGSVPIDVPPLPADTIAHFTRSTPSTPHPAQTVGS